A window of the Cryptosporidium parvum Iowa II chromosome 7, whole genome shotgun sequence genome harbors these coding sequences:
- a CDS encoding protein with signal peptide and Sec14d domain, probably secreted — MMTTRYSFLHALICIWLLFRIILEPVNGKNDSKFKFGPQHPPHDRTVITDFDNYAIQYCGLKDSVFNVAHCIFHAFVEILEERELKYEDYESVINLLLQGKNLASHQKLISSTNSCQSMVVPYIKFSKPKSSKSIMGVKISTKIEDYCKFAFRCISNGSNTLVKSKQSVMQEHLGKWIGTSLKENEGFGIVIASRLDFRISQLKVRSKEPNELLKIGCKLASESPSKRESLCMEIFNNKEICSIVAPYKLSFKGWSHPPIDPIQNKPFKFNPKTMIDEKIKSIVNIQVNEELPPYCMPQEIFSYKPPPETYTKEKKIIHFYTDISQTEKAIIDQFLMHFVINYGKIPRVIFDRRSRYAIEGWLSHKNKSPIISVHNSMYSLGRKLHYKDAMSGMLYSNSGYKKETYPYNLPQFKIFSVYSDKTHTFDISDTNPLISTCLKEGCAYFIGRSASMTPVLVIRASTIISIKSFKQSSASFLVMFLMEFAEKYLFFPGKVETIDIIVDCRGFSLTNFSTLLRIKPILLYWQDEGIVNQYPLRFNNIFIIQQNDIWTTLKDILGRFWLEETVKSVQVISNVSNNPKDNPDLKLLWRYISPHLIEIDIGGSRPKLQSGQFYPFKILPGPYKPFNTNLLDPKVTPTLSDWPSPDFNSPKNLYKLLPKNFFHSREKTLDGNENVAPINWKESKQLLNSIPKNLWPEMSTPTSEFKSEDNLENKADSKGSLVSENKGEKNDIEDPQDTQNRNDTSKTTIDTEKLTKSTPRSINTLSSGKDRDLLLQLLLTQKMLGNLKEFHSLRLEKIKNKRNLEEQCIQLATTHITFFSKLVDKAHIEILSKVAKMKQNKKAPNMPQVDKRLSIFEAYKDIASTLNLSRAKNMLSEKSLSYLEQIGRKISGIETKINKARQEIRILLKEDPSVLKEKASSAWNELLTALNELGELRKGMSDIEIKEKKINIRLRQMCEQLTSSMGVTKSFLDSYSKYDHYSMFESSLLYNMINTIIKGQEYSFENSTNGK, encoded by the coding sequence ATATTGTGGTCTAAAGGACTCAGTTTTTAACGTAGCTCATTGTATTTTTCATGCATTTGTTGAAATACTTGAAGAAAGGGAGCTCAAATATGAGGATTATGAGAGtgttattaatttgttaCTACAAGGAAAGAATCTAGCATCTCACCAGAAGTTAATTTCTTCTACAAATAGTTGTCAAAGTATGGTTGTCccatatattaaattttctaagcctaaatcttcaaaatctaTTATGGGAGTCAAAATTTCTACAAAGATTGAGGATTATTGTAAATTTGCCTTTAGATGTATTAGTAATGGGTCAAATACACTTGTTAAAAGCAAACAGTCTGTTATGCAAGAACACCTTGGAAAATGGATTGGTACTTCTTTGAAGGAAAATGAGGGTTTTGGCATAGTTATAGCTTCTAGACTTGATTTTCGGATTTCTCAGCTTAAAGTCCGTTCAAAAGAACCAAATGAACTTTTAAAGATTGGATGCAAACTTGCATCAGAGTCTCCATCAAAGAGAGAGTCTCTTTGTATGGAGATCTTTAACAACAAAGAAATTTGTTCTATTGTTGCCCCTTATAAGTTATCATTTAAAGGCTGGTCTCATCCTCCTATAGATCCTATTCAAAATAAGCCTTTCAAGTTTAATCCTAAGACTATGATCGATGAGAAAATTAAGAGtattgtaaatattcaagTTAATGAAGAGCTTCCTCCTTACTGTATGCCTCAAGagattttttcttataaaCCTCCTCCAGAAACCTATactaaagaaaagaagataattcatttttatacTGATATAAGCCAAACTGAAAAAGCTATTATTGACCAATTTCTAATGCATTTTGTGATTAATTATGGTAAAATCCCAAGAGTGATTTTTGATAGAAGATCTAGATATGCAATTGAAGGATGGCTTTCacataaaaataaatctcCAATCATCTCAGTACATAACTCCATGTATTCTTTAGGAAGAAAGCTCCATTACAAGGATGCAATGAGTGGAATgttatattcaaattcaggatataaaaaagaaacttATCCTTACAATCTTCCtcaatttaaaatattttctgtaTATTCTGATAAAACACATACTTTTGATATTAGTGACACTAATCCACTGATCTCCACTTGTTTAAAAGAAGGATGTGCCTATTTTATAGGAAGAAGTGCTTCAATGACTCCAGTTTTAGTCATCAGAGCCTCGacaataatatcaataaagAGTTTTAAACAGTCCTCAGCATCTTTCCTTGTCATGTTTTTAATGGAATTTGCGGAAAAGTATTTGTTTTTCCCAGGAAAAGTTGAAACTATTGACATTATTGTTGACTGTAGAGGTTTCTCGCTTACAAACTTTTCAACTCTATTAAGAATCAAACCAATCCTTCTATATTGGCAGGATGAAGGTATTGTTAATCAATATCCTTTGAGATTCAACAACATTTTTATCATTCAACAAAACGATATCTGGACTACCTTGAAAGACATTCTTGGAAGATTCTGGCTAGAAGAAACTGTTAAGAGTGTCCAAGTCATTAGTAATGTCTCCAATAATCCCAAGGATAATCCAGATCTTAAGCTTCTTTGGAGATACATTTCTCCGCActtaattgaaattgatatAGGAGGTTCCAGACCCAAGTTGCAAAGTGGTCAATTTTACCCATTTAAGATCTTGCCAGGCCCATATAAGCCTTTCAACACTAATCTACTAGACCCTAAAGTCACTCCAACTCTTAGTGACTGGCCTAGTCCTGATTTTAATTCACCCAAAAACCTCTACAAGCTCCTTCCAAAGAACTTCTTCCATTCAAGGGAAAAAACCCTGGATGGGAATGAGAATGTTGCTCCCATCAACTGGAAGGAATCCAAGCAGCTTTTAAATAGTATTCCAAAGAATCTATGGCCAGAAATGTCAACTCCAACATCAGAATTTAAATCAGAAGATAACTTAGAAAATAAGGCGGACTCTAAAGGTTCTTTAGTCTCAGAAAACAAAGGAGAAAAGaatgatattgaagatCCTCAAGATACTCAAAACAGAAATGACACTTCAAAAACAACCATTGATACGGAGAAGCTCACAAAGAGTACCCCTAGAAGTATTAATACTTTAAGCAGCGGAAAAGATAGAGATCTACTTCTTCAGTTATTACTTACTCAGAAAATGCTCGGTAATCTCAAAGAGTTCCACTCCCTCCGCCTTGAGAAAATCAAGAACAAGCGTAATTTGGAAGAACAATGTATTCAACTTGCAACCACACATATTACATTCTTCTCAAAATTGGTCGATAAAGCtcatattgaaattttgagTAAAGTTGCTAAAATGAAGCAAAACAAAAAGGCGCCAAATATGCCGCAAGTTGACAAAAGGTTATCCATTTTTGAAGCTTATAAAGATATTGCTTCAACTTTAAATCTTAGTAGAGCTAAGAATATGTTATCTGAAAAGAGTTTAAGCTATTTAGAACAAATTGGACGCAAGATTTCAGGAATTGAGACCAAAATCAACAAAGCAAGGCAGGAGATTagaattcttttaaaagaaGATCCTAGCgtattgaaagaaaaagcTTCATCAGCTTGGAACGAGCTCTTGACCGCTTTAAATGAGCTTGGTGAACTTAGAAAAGGAATGAGTGATATAGAGATTAAAGAGAAGAAGATAAATATTAGGCTAAGACAAATGTGTGAACAACTTACCTCCTCAATGGGTGTAACAAAGTCATTTTTAGATAGCTACAGTAAATATGACCACTATAGTATGTTCGAGAGTTCTCTTCTTTATAATATGattaatacaattattaaaggGCAAGAGTATTCTTTTGAGAACTCAACTAAtggaaaataa
- a CDS encoding hypothetical protein (similar to bacterial SbmA transporter protein, 4 or more transmembrane domains, 4 paralogs in cryptosporidium): MIRKFLFSSRYSASTWFYCFLLIILNVQYSKLHLKVTKWFSEIYNLLVSSFNSKPGESYEDEIREKMLNLPLFLIFLCVFRVLSNFFLTVILLNWRNYESKYLFDNWRFIKGVEGVSQRIQEDTLQVLKLILNLFFKVVISISRSLVHIPILIEHSRKVSGIPPFPSGFEYSLISYLAISISVSILGVYFTSRKMSSKIMRKEIVEAEFRKQLILGEEGIPRLNLSLIEDTLVDELKLIHSDIYLYSFRYSLISESLGSLVGFLPTILLIPAIVRKDITIGGRATIIRCFNTVTSGITCFFFNWDDISELYTAIKRLYNLEQRINKCKLEPSTLLNEA, encoded by the coding sequence atGATTAggaaatttcttttctcCAGTAGGTACTCTGCAAGTACTTGGTTTTACTGTTTCTTGTTAATCATTCTGAATGTGCAATATTCAAAGCTTCATTTGAAAGTGACAAAATGGTTCTCTGAAATATACAATCTTTTGGTCAGTTCGTTCAACTCAAAACCTGGGGAGAGTTATGAGGATGAAATAAGGGAAAAAATGCTAAATCTGCCATTATTCCTCATATTCCTCTGTGTATTTAGAGTATTAAGTAATTTCTTCCTAACAGTAATACTTCTTAATTGGCGTAATTATGAGTCAAAATACTTATTTGATAATTGGAGATTCATTAAAGGAGTGGAAGGAGTGTCTCAAAGAATCCAGGAAGATACTCTTCAGGTTTTGAAGCttattttgaatcttttctttaaagtTGTGATTTCTATTTCAAGAAGTCTGGTTCACATTCCAATTTTGATTGAACATAGTAGGAAAGTTTCAGGAATTCCACCGTTTCCAAGTGGATTTGAATATTCTCTTATTTCTTATCTTGCTATATCGATTTCAGTTTCGATTCTTGGGGTTTATTTCACATCCAGGAAAATGAGCTCTAAAATCATGCGAAAGGAGATTGTTGAAGCTGAATTTAGAAAACAGCTTATTTTGGGTGAAGAAGGTATTCCAAGACTTAACTTGTCACTAATAGAAGATACTCTTGTTGATGAGCTCAAGTTGATTCATAGtgatatttatttgtacTCTTTTAGATACAGCTTAATCAGCGAAAGCTTGGGGAGTCTTGTTGGATTTCTACCAACTATACTTTTAATTCCAGCTATTGTTAGAAAAGACATCACCATAGGGGGGAGGGCCACTATTATTAGATGCTTCAATACCGTCACTTCGGGCATTActtgtttcttttttaattgggATGATATTTCTGAACTTTACACCGCTATTAAGAGACTTTACAATCTTGAACAACGTATCAATAAGTGTAAATTGGAGCCTTcaactttattaaatgagGCATAA
- a CDS encoding hypothetical protein (similar to bacterial SbmA transporter protein, 4 or more transmembrane domains, 4 paralogs in cryptosporidium), translated as MILFSGLSRRSLIKLFLFLAAISACSVLLLYLEFSGNSQLKTFGDVLQAAVKDRSSVSASDLYTSFFALISYKLAVVFLKSVSSFLSKKSIFFWRLQLTEYFLENWENIYLIEGVSQRIQEDTMRYCRLFEKFSIFVVQDLFKLFIYLPLLLDLSKHITRTWFIPNTRHLLLVLIIINSIIGTSIIIFPSKYLSRLVYNIDKEEAAFRKNLVLFELEERDFSNFDFDGNYISVDNTHRSYYRRYYFIKILQLLHFRLSMITYWLFAHPSMVPPYTLGLLKQTMHAFDEVSSVFNFVVSHFKSLVEYIAVFLRLNLMVKQTIKAKETDKSGIYH; from the coding sequence ATGATTCTATTCAGTGGCCTCAGCAGAAGATCTCTTATCAAGTTGTTTCTCTTTTTGGCTGCAATTTCCGCATGTTCAGTACTTCTGTTGTACTTGGAGTTTTCTGGGAACTCTCAACTTAAAACATTTGGAGATGTGTTACAAGCAGCAGTTAAAGATAGGTCAAGTGTTAGTGCTTCAGACCTGTACACTTCGTTTTTTGCATTGATTTCTTACAAGCTAGCCGTTGTATTTTTGAAGTCGGTATCTTCATTTCTGTCCAAGAAGAGTATTTTCTTTTGGAGACTGCAACTAACAGAGTATTTCTTAGAGAACTGGGAGaatatttacttaattGAGGGAGTGTCTCAGAGGATTCAAGAAGATACTATGAGATATTGTAGACTTTTTGAGAAgttttcaatttttgttGTACAGGATTTATTCAAGCTTTTTATATACTTGCCTTTATTACTTGATCTAAGTAAGCATATAACAAGAACATGGTTTATACCCAATACAAGGCATTTATTACTTGTTTTGATTATAATTAACTCCATAATTGGAActtccattattattttcccAAGTAAATACTTATCTAGGCTCGTTTATAATATAGATAAGGAAGAAGCTGCATTTAGAAAGAACTTGGTTTTATTTGAACTTGAAGAAAGAGACTTTTCTAACTTCGACTTTGATGGGAATTACATTAGTGTGGATAATACTCACAGAAGCTACTACAGAAggtattattttattaaaatccTCCAATTATTGCATTTTCGCCTGTCGATGATCACTTATTGGTTGTTTGCTCATCCATCAATGGTACCTCCTTATACTCTAGGTCTTCTTAAACAGAcaatgcatgcatttgATGAAGTCTCATCAGTATTTAACTTTGTGGTATCTCATTTCAAAAGCTTAGTAGAGTACATTGCAGTTTTTTTGagattaaatttaatggTTAAGCAAACTATAAAAGCTAAAGAAACCGATAAATCTGGGATTTATCATTAA
- a CDS encoding signal peptide containing protein (transcripts identified by EST) → MNQGKILRGLGFLILAICLNVEVKSQQVSTTIESDLSLNSDISKNGGAEPIKEVASSNGTMNSTSITESSEENLGNKLSNPEIIPVNMNFTEDSCFNRTLPINCDNSNSTLLVPITSRFTTTIVGDSYKFGMSYEFKSEDDSELISFKLGSKENSAIVKISSLVNGTQVNDGITTLELKGCQDDFTIANDATNSTLGIGRMTFVMVLTNTTISFTLNNLVYNILNINLAEKPIRISKIQTSGLENVRISVIPFIENNEMENCVLSVPVTGSSISNLNISPYSKTCLSSNVIIPKSTLIPGSQILLGIPGSVSSKSVKMPSTTHVILNSNSGLILFHLIINDNGLFLKGTSGTDIIRSKGGYFPLQSYGFQSYAIKLVFTSLFVTISVNGFYAFDPIVIPNGEIPYGITFEGLHRKPTSTVLPTRPCTRYSYSGSGTCSIDGILPVLKSSNSQSKDNHGQTFVAVRVASDSTEDKKKTMISFDNNADVAEFLVGVNGKSAVLITNLTNLDKVDYENIPQNDTFVLKDENAGGLRRNYFNNLENVKSTKVSKTLGDYSVNINGDNIDKISSEFQPIRKSCVLEQHRGSYISTVCDSNRLCFTSASTGSPVGGVLHFIGGFSNGALKVDIYTKKEGFSFQIEYTSSGNINVFRTSAIKENEPIYKGHYISSATSSSGRGVISVKDLGQFLLLSIDKMEVTKISKGGYGPDGNISCVQFFANESDDISIFFEVQ, encoded by the coding sequence ATGAACCAGGGAAAAATTTTAAGAGGTTTGGGATTTTTGATATTAGCGATTTGCTTGAATGTAGAGGTTAAATCACAACAAGTCAGTACAACAATTGAATCTGATCTGTCACTGAATAGCGACATAAGCAAAAATGGTGGCGCAGAGCCAATCAAGGAGGTGGCAAGTTCGAATGGAACAATGAATTCAACTTCTATTACTGAAAGCTCAGAAGAGAATTTGGGAAACAAGTTGAGCAATCCAGAAATTATCCCAGTAAATATGAATTTTACAGAAGATTCATGCTTTAATAGAACTTTGCCAATTAACTGTGATAATTCGAATAGCACGTTGTTGGTTCCAATTACGTCTAGATTCACAACAACAATTGTTGGAGATTCATACAAATTTGGAATGAGTTATGAATTCAAATCAGAAGATGATTCGGAACTAATTTCATTCAAGTTGGGCTCTAAAGAGAATAGTGCGATCGTAAAAATAAGTTCATTAGTGAATGGAACTCAAGTAAATGATGGAATAACAACTTTAGAGTTGAAAGGGTGCCAAGATGATTTTACGATTGCTAATGATGCAACAAATTCTACTTTAGGGATTGGTAGGATGACTTTTGTAATGGTTTTGACAAATACAACAATTTCCTTCACTTTAAATAACTTggtatataatattttaaatattaaccTTGCAGAAAAGCCTATTAGAATTTCCAAGATCCAAACATCTGGACTTGAAAATGTAAGAATTTCGGTAATTCCatttatagaaaataaCGAAATGGAAAACTGCGTTCTAAGTGTACCAGTAACTGGTTCTAGTATATCAAACTTGAATATATCTCCATACTCAAAGACTTGTCTTTCATCAAATGTTATAATCCCAAAAAGTACTTTAATTCCTGGTAgccaaatattattgggaATACCGGGATCAGTATCAAGTAAATCTGTAAAGATGCCATCAACAACTCACGtgatattaaattcaaattcaggattaattcttttccatctcattattaatgataatggACTGTTTCTTAAAGGGACAAGCGGCACTGATATTATAAGATCTAAGGGAGGATATTTCCCTTTACAAAGCTATGGATTCCAAAGTTATGCAATTAAATTAGTCTTTACTTCTTTGTTTGTCACAATATCAGTCAATGGCTTCTATGCATTTGACCCAATCGTTATTCCAAATGGGGAAATTCCATATGGAATAACCTTTGAAGGGCTTCACCGTAAACCTACATCCACTGTGCTTCCAACAAGGCCCTGCACAAGGTATTCTTATTCAGGAAGTGGAACATGCTCAATCGACGGAATACTTCCTGTGCTTAAGTCAAGTAATTCTCAGTCAAAAGATAACCATGGACAAACTTTTGTAGCTGTTAGAGTGGCTTCAGATTCCACTGAagataaaaagaaaacaatgATTAGCTTTGATAACAATGCAGATGTTGCCGAGTTTTTAGTAGGAGTAAATGGAAAAAGTGCGGTTTTGATAACCAATTTAACCAATCTTGATAAAGTTGATTATGAAAATATACCACAAAATGATACTTTTGTGcttaaagatgaaaatgcTGGTGGATTACGTAGAAACTACTTTAACAATTTAGAAAATGTCAAAAGTACCAAAGTAAGTAAAACATTGGGCGATTATTCTGTGAATATTAACGgtgataatattgataagaTTTCTTCGGAATTCCAACCAATAAGGAAAAGTTGCGTTCTTGAGCAACACCGAGGTTCTTATATTTCTACTGTATGCGACAGCAACAGGCTTTGTTTTACTTCAGCTTCCACTGGTTCTCCAGTTGGGGGCGTACTTCATTTCATTGGAGGATTTTCCAATGGCGCGTTGAAAGTTGatatatatacaaaaaAGGAAggtttttcttttcaaattgaATACACCAGTTCTGGGaatattaatgtatttAGAACTTCTGCAATAAAAGAGAATGAGCCAATTTATAAGGGCCATTATATCAGTAGTGCCACTTCTAGCTCTGGAAGAGGGGTTATTAGTGTTAAAGATCTTGGGCAATTTTTGCTTCTTTCTATTGATAAAATGGAGGTAACCAAAATCTCAAAAGGAGGATATGGGCCAGATGGAAATATTTCCTGTGTTCAGTTCTTTGCAAATGAGTCAGATGATATTTCAATCTTCTTTGAAGTTcagtaa
- a CDS encoding AAA domain containing protein, with protein sequence MFFSGFGGRQGSPNPDSGSGDKDSGGKYTGGNGGGSINGNFDPTALERGAKALKQLDSSPNAQKAFEIIKLQEKTKQKELERDIEQSSAYRSKANLERTRIEADERRKTITHQQEEERATSQYKAKLETEAYYKKLKEQESQNARMLKQQHDKFLEQEEIRKKNEREILEMKRRQSEYENKLQQENIKVRIREETIGRIKAERENADIRLGEIKAKAKESRTTHLESIKTIFGGIREMGSSLYQDKSKLTMLVGGLTAMAFGIYGAKNTTRVVANMIETSFGRPSLIRETNMSFLTRHGLKVRNNFFSPAIAFRLLGLRNKLVKKPKVFENIVLPSELENRLNWTVNTLVNSRRFDVPFRNMLLWGKPGTGKTMFARKLAKESGLDYAIMSGGDVGKLGKNGVTELNKVFDWARKSNKGMLLFIDEAEAFLSKGRESTTSSKSENSRNALSAFLHQTGTESKDICILLATNVPGTLDSAVIDRVDEVFEFPNPGFNERLKLIKQFLELNFNCSYESGKFINLPSLYNSIKIHPSLDQTFLDVLARKTEGFSGRQLFKLVLGMKSIVLGSGVESLTREIAESALSWKLDGENNLNLNSSYSSTSSKSSANQSSHINCDNSNSDLTNLE encoded by the coding sequence ATGTTCTTTAGTGGATTCGGAGGAAGACAAGGAAGCCCAAATCCAGATTCTGGAAGTGGTGATAAAGATTCTGGAGGAAAATATACGGGTGGGAATGGAGGGGGAAGCATTAATGGAAACTTTGACCCAACAGCTCTGGAGAGAGGAGCAAAAGCTCTGAAACAATTAGATTCTTCTCCTAATGCGCAAAAAGcatttgaaattataaaGCTCCAAGAGAAGACAAAACAGAAAGAGCTTGAACGAGATATTGAACAGAGTTCTGCTTATAGGTCAAAAGCAAATCTAGAGAGAACTCGAATAGAGGCTGATGagagaagaaaaacaaTTACTCATCAGCAGGAGGAGGAGAGGGCTACATCCCAATACAAGGCAAAGCTTGAGACAGAGGCATACTACAAAAAGCTGAAAGAACAAGAAAGCCAGAATGCCAGGATGCTAAAACAACAACACGACAAGTTTTTGGAACAGGAAGAGattagaaaaaagaatgaacGAGAAATATTGGAGATGAAAAGAAGGCAATCAGAATATGAGAATAAGCTGCAGCAGGAGAATATTAAAGTGAGGATTAGGGAAGAAACTATTGGAAGGATTAAAGCTGAGAGAGAGAATGCAGATATAAGATTGGGTGAAATTAAAGCCAAAGCAAAAGAAAGTAGAACAACCCATTTAGAATCaattaaaacaatttttGGAGGTATTAGAGAAATGGGGAGCTCTTTATACCAAGATAAATCAAAGCTTACAATGTTGGTTGGAGGCTTAACAGCAATGGCTTTTGGAATTTATGGAGCAAAGAATACTACAAGAGTAGTAGCAAATATGATAGAAACTAGCTTTGGAAGGCCAAGTCTTATCAGGGAAACCAATATGAGTTTTCTAACAAGACACGGATTAAAAGTAAGAAACAACTTCTTTTCTCCAGCAATCGCTTTCAGACTTTTAGGACTGAGAAATAAACTAGTAAAAAAACCAAAAgtctttgaaaatattgtattGCCATCTGAACTTGAAAATAGACTAAATTGGACTGTAAATACTTTGGTGAACTCAAGAAGATTTGATGTACCATTTAGAAATATGTTGCTTTGGGGAAAACCTGGAACTGGTAAAACCATGTTTGCTAGAAAGCTTGCAAAGGAAAGTGGATTGGATTATGCTATAATGTCAGGAGGAGATGTGGGAAAACTAGGAAAAAATGGAGTAacagaattaaataaagtcTTTGATTGGGCTCGTAAATCAAATAAGGGAATGCTGCTATTTATTGATGAGGCTGAAGCATTTTTGTCAAAAGGAAGAGAATCCACAACTTCCAGTAAATCTGAAAATTCCAGAAATGCGCTCAGTGCTTTTCTCCACCAAACTGGAACAGAATCTAAAgatatttgtattttacTTGCCACAAATGTCCCAGGAACTTTGGATAGTGCTGTAATTGATAGGGTAGATGaagtttttgaatttcCCAATCCTGGCTTTAATGAAAGGCTTAAACTTATTAAGCAATTTCTAGAACTTAATTTCAATTGTTCTTACGAATCAGggaaatttattaatttaccatcattatataattcaattaagaTTCATCCCTCTTTAGACCAAACATTTTTGGATGTCTTAGCTAGAAAGACAGAAGGGTTTTCTGGAAGACAACTTTTCAAATTAGTCTTGGGAATGAAATCAATAGTGCTTGGATCGGGGGTGGAATCTCTCACTCGTGAGATTGCTGAGTCTGCTCTTTCTTGGAAGCTTGATGGCGAAAATaacttgaatttgaattccTCTTATTCTTCTACTTCTTCGAAATCTTCTGCAAATCAATCTTCACACATAAATTGTGATAATTCTAATAGTGATTTAACGAATTTGGAGTAA
- a CDS encoding possible phosphodiesterase/alkaline phosphatase D, of possible plant or bacterial origin, whose amino-acid sequence MPSIFWIYLTFHLFIGVFAEDSSSEKLLKSLVFISCVDGQKQDKSGNYVSQEYWKAIQSDKPDALFWMGDSVYTKCGSPVCVSKGYLVQSNNSFYRDLLKTGLFVDGTWDDHDYGVNDGGKYVAFKDESQQLFLDFISLPKDSPRRNRKGVYSSHTFGPPGKQIKVIILDTRYHRDNYYVHERYGILSFAHLDTPFTSIFAASLRFFASIFGYGHSYQGDMLGKEQWDWLEKELSNSKALANIIISSIQVTTQYPIVEGWGHFPKSRERLFSLIKKTKPKGLFFLSGDVHWGQIFESDDSQKSLVEITSSGMTHSVSDRILDSFVISTTLPIFTGWSLNDKSPNYFIRENYGKLDFEYLCTDSKECSGIIVKATIRDLNGDIKLKKIFKFDNESNENHIEAISKIPQMIVEKSARQIFGRLCIIIVSIIWGIQIVIVFLYFILRIITSFTRLFSKNNSKAKSE is encoded by the coding sequence ATGCCGAGCATATTTTGGATATATTTGACTTTTCATCTATTCATTGGAGTATTTGCAGAAGACAGCAGCTCTGAGAAACTTTTGAAATCTTTAGTGTTTATCAGCTGTGTGGATGGCCAGAAACAAGATAAATCAGGTAATTATGTAAGCCAAGAGTATTGGAAAGCAATTCAATCTGACAAACCAGATGCTTTATTTTGGATGGGAGATTCTGTTTATACTAAATGTGGGTCTCCAGTATGTGTAAGTAAGGGATACCTTGTTCaaagtaataattcattttataGAGACCTTTTGAAGACTGGTTTATTTGTTGATGGTACTTGGGACGATCACGATTATGGTGTTAACGATGGTGGAAAATACGTTGCTTTTAAAGACGAGAGTCAGCAACTATTTTTAGACTTTATTTCTCTTCCTAAGGATTCTCCAAGAAGAAATAGGAAGGGTGTTTACTCATCACATACTTTTGGTCCTCCTGGAAAGCaaattaaagtaattattttggaCACAAGGTATCATAGAGATAATTATTACGTTCACGAAAGATATGGTATTTTATCTTTCGCTCATTTGGATACTCCATTTACCAGTATTTTTGCAGCATCTCTTCGTTTCTTTGCATCTATTTTTGGCTATGGGCATTCATATCAAGGAGATATGTTGGGAAAGGAGCAATGGGATTGGTTAGAGAAAGAACTTAGTAACTCTAAGGCTCTtgctaatattattatctcATCTATACAAGTTACCACACAATACCCAATTGTTGAAGGTTGGGGACATTTTCCAAAGTCTAGAGAAAGATTGTTTTCGCTTATTAAGAAGACAAAACCAAAAGGACTATTCTTCTTATCAGGGGATGTCCACTGGGGTCAAATCTTTGAGTCTGACGATTCTCAGAAGTCATTAGTTGAAATTACTTCAAGTGGAATGACTCATAGCGTAAGTGACCGAATTCTGGATAGTTTTGTTATTTCTACAACATTACCAATCTTTACGGGCTGGTCTTTGAATGACAAGTCTCCAAATTACTTTATTAGAGAAAACTATGGAAAACTTGACTTTGAGTACTTATGTACAGATTCTAAAGAATGTTCAGGAATCATAGTTAAGGCCACTATTAGGGATTTGAATGGAGATATTAAGCTAAAGaagattttcaaatttgataatgaaAGTAATGAAAATCATATCGAGGCTATTTCTAAAATTCCTCAAATGATTGTTGAAAAATCAGCAAGACAGATATTTGGTAGATTATGCATAATAATCGTCTCAATCATTTGGGGTATCCAGATTGTCATCGTATTCTTATACTTCATATTACGTATAATCACGTCATTCACAAGACTCTTTTCAAAGAACAATAGCAAAGCAAAGAGTGAATAA